From one bacterium genomic stretch:
- the ispG gene encoding flavodoxin-dependent (E)-4-hydroxy-3-methylbut-2-enyl-diphosphate synthase — protein MAHREGTRQIHVGRVPVGGGAPVSVQSMTTTKTADVDGTLAQVYALAGAGADIVRITCNDVAAAEGLAEIVPRSPVPIIADIHYQYRLALAALEAGVQGLRLNPGNIRKPHQIRAVARDAKDRGIPIRVGVNAGSLDRDLMKRYGSATPEALVASAQKEIEYLAEEDFHDIKISVKHSHVPSMVESYRLLADTVGFPLHLGVTEAGPPPGGLIKSVAGIATLLLEGIGDTIRFSLTADPVEEARAGRQLLEYLDLRERTGLDLIACPSCGRAEVDVLEVAQAAQAKLEEAKLPIQVAVMGCVVNGPGEAREADLGIAAGRGRGHLFIKGKVVRVVPEDEMVEALLDEARKLVDEGVEARIAAADDLAADLAAQDRQVLIDIQGDANRAAARRAAVADVAAR, from the coding sequence ATGGCTCACCGCGAAGGAACCAGGCAGATTCACGTGGGTCGCGTCCCGGTGGGGGGTGGCGCTCCGGTCTCGGTGCAGTCGATGACCACCACCAAGACCGCCGACGTGGACGGCACCCTGGCCCAGGTCTACGCGCTGGCGGGCGCCGGCGCCGACATCGTCCGCATCACTTGCAACGATGTCGCGGCCGCCGAGGGGCTGGCCGAGATCGTGCCTCGCTCGCCGGTGCCGATCATCGCCGACATCCATTACCAGTACCGCTTGGCGCTGGCTGCGCTCGAAGCCGGTGTGCAGGGCTTGCGGCTCAACCCGGGCAACATCCGGAAGCCGCACCAGATCCGGGCGGTGGCCCGCGACGCCAAGGACCGGGGAATCCCCATCCGGGTGGGCGTCAACGCCGGCAGCCTGGACCGCGATCTGATGAAGCGATACGGTTCCGCCACGCCCGAGGCGCTGGTGGCGTCGGCGCAGAAGGAGATCGAGTACCTGGCCGAGGAAGACTTCCATGACATCAAGATCTCGGTCAAGCACTCCCACGTGCCATCCATGGTCGAGTCCTACCGCCTGCTGGCCGACACGGTCGGATTCCCGCTCCATCTCGGTGTCACCGAGGCGGGACCCCCACCGGGGGGACTGATCAAGTCGGTAGCAGGCATTGCCACCCTGCTGCTCGAAGGCATCGGCGACACCATCCGCTTCTCGCTGACCGCCGATCCCGTTGAGGAGGCCAGGGCCGGACGCCAACTCCTCGAGTATCTGGACCTGCGGGAGCGCACCGGGCTTGACCTGATCGCCTGTCCCAGTTGCGGGAGGGCGGAGGTCGACGTGCTCGAGGTTGCACAGGCGGCGCAGGCCAAGCTGGAGGAGGCGAAGCTCCCCATCCAGGTGGCCGTGATGGGCTGCGTAGTGAACGGTCCCGGAGAGGCGCGGGAGGCCGACCTGGGAATCGCTGCCGGTCGGGGCCGCGGGCACCTGTTCATCAAGGGGAAGGTGGTGAGGGTGGTGCCGGAGGACGAGATGGTGGAGGCGTTGCTCGACGAGGCGCGCAAGCTGGTGGACGAGGGCGTGGAGGCCCGGATCGCGGCCGCAGACGACCTGGCCGCGGACCTGGCTGCCCAGGACCGGCAGGTGTTGATCGACATCCAGGGCGACGCCAATCGTGCCGCAGCTCGCCGCGCCGCGGTCGCCGATGTGGCGGCTCGGTGA
- a CDS encoding proline--tRNA ligase produces the protein MRWSRTFIPTLRDDPADAVAASHRLLIRGGFIRQLMAGSYSMLPLGMRVATKVSDIIREEMNAIGGQEFLAPVVHPAELWKKTGRWDDVEGIMVKLEDRRGADLVLALTHEEVFAHLASELNSYRELPQLWYHLQTKFRDEARPKSGLLRVREFIMKDSYSLDVGPEGLDVQFEAHRGAYDRIFARMGLESIQVEASSGNMGGSDSVEFVVRSDTGEDLVALCDNCGYAANLERAVSAPDAVPDDPWEGPPEPFPTPGVRTIAALTAMGRFAAARRQIKTLAYYVGDEFTLLVLRGDHDLEVQKLSDAVDGVVRPATEGEIVASLGAHPGSLGAVGVKYPVIADPALRGRSNMVTGANEDDVHLRGVDVARDLPVARWLDMRSVREGEACLSCPSGSLSLSRVIEVGHIFKLGRRYSEALGATVLDESGRPAPIVMGSYGIGVGRSMAAVVEVSHDGRGIIWPLAVAPFTVVITLLRPDNPVVAEAGETLYRDLDSAGIEVLLDDRNERPGVKFADAELVGIPYRLTIGPRGIEAGEAELAARDGSLTESLPLDQVVERLAALVS, from the coding sequence GTGCGTTGGTCACGGACGTTCATTCCCACCCTCCGCGACGACCCGGCGGATGCGGTCGCGGCCAGCCACCGCTTGCTGATCCGGGGCGGTTTCATCCGCCAGCTCATGGCAGGGTCCTATTCGATGCTCCCGCTCGGGATGCGGGTCGCCACCAAGGTCTCCGACATCATCCGGGAGGAGATGAACGCCATCGGCGGCCAGGAGTTCCTGGCGCCCGTGGTCCATCCGGCCGAGCTGTGGAAGAAGACCGGCCGGTGGGACGACGTCGAGGGCATCATGGTCAAGCTCGAGGATCGCCGGGGCGCCGACCTCGTGCTGGCCCTCACCCACGAGGAGGTGTTCGCCCACCTCGCCTCGGAGTTGAACTCCTACCGGGAGCTGCCCCAGCTCTGGTATCACCTCCAGACCAAGTTCCGGGACGAAGCCCGGCCCAAGTCCGGCCTCCTCAGGGTGAGAGAGTTCATCATGAAGGACTCCTACTCGTTGGATGTCGGCCCGGAAGGCCTCGACGTCCAGTTCGAGGCTCACCGCGGCGCGTACGACCGGATATTCGCCCGGATGGGTCTCGAGTCCATCCAGGTGGAGGCGTCCTCGGGCAACATGGGCGGCAGCGACTCCGTGGAGTTCGTGGTGCGCTCGGACACGGGTGAGGACCTCGTCGCTCTGTGCGACAACTGCGGGTACGCAGCCAACCTGGAACGGGCTGTCAGCGCACCTGACGCCGTGCCGGACGACCCGTGGGAGGGCCCGCCCGAGCCCTTCCCGACTCCCGGGGTACGCACCATCGCGGCGCTCACCGCGATGGGCCGGTTCGCAGCCGCCCGGCGGCAGATCAAGACGCTCGCCTACTACGTGGGGGACGAGTTCACCCTCCTGGTGTTGAGGGGCGACCACGACCTCGAAGTCCAGAAGCTGTCGGACGCGGTGGACGGCGTGGTTCGCCCGGCGACGGAAGGAGAGATCGTCGCGAGCCTCGGCGCTCATCCGGGGAGCCTCGGAGCGGTCGGCGTCAAGTATCCCGTGATCGCAGATCCCGCCCTTCGGGGGCGCTCCAACATGGTGACCGGCGCCAACGAGGACGACGTTCACCTTAGAGGGGTGGACGTGGCGCGCGATCTCCCGGTGGCCAGGTGGCTCGACATGCGCTCGGTACGCGAGGGGGAGGCTTGCCTGAGTTGCCCGTCCGGTTCCCTCTCGTTGTCGCGAGTGATCGAGGTGGGTCACATCTTCAAGCTCGGCCGCAGATACAGCGAGGCCCTCGGGGCCACCGTTCTCGACGAGTCGGGCCGGCCCGCGCCCATCGTGATGGGTTCCTACGGGATCGGTGTGGGGCGGTCGATGGCTGCCGTCGTCGAGGTGAGCCACGACGGCAGGGGAATCATCTGGCCCCTCGCCGTGGCGCCGTTCACGGTCGTGATCACGCTCCTGCGACCCGACAACCCGGTAGTCGCCGAGGCGGGAGAGACCCTCTACCGCGACCTGGACAGCGCAGGGATCGAGGTCCTGCTGGACGACCGCAACGAGCGTCCCGGGGTCAAGTTCGCCGATGCCGAGCTGGTCGGGATCCCCTACCGGCTGACGATAGGTCCCCGGGGCATCGAGGCCGGAGAGGCCGAACTGGCCGCCCGCGACGGCTCGTTGACCGAATCCCTACCCCTCGATCAGGTGGTGGAGCGGCTCGCCGCGCTGGTGTCCTAG
- a CDS encoding ribosome maturation factor RimP, whose amino-acid sequence MSVEKRLGDLFEQHLAGQGLELDYLQVAGRGPRIVRVIVDRDGGVGVDQLAAVSRSLSRQLDRLDPFEGSYSLEVSSPGLERALHLPRHFHKSIGRDVVIKTDVDVAGHRHHRGVLEAADSDGCSVRVDGESRLIGYGQIRSARTRFEWNRQGRATRKSGYRDED is encoded by the coding sequence ATGAGTGTTGAGAAACGGCTTGGAGACCTGTTCGAGCAGCACCTGGCCGGCCAGGGCCTGGAGCTCGACTATCTCCAGGTGGCCGGCAGGGGTCCGCGGATAGTCAGGGTGATCGTCGATCGCGACGGCGGGGTGGGGGTCGACCAGTTGGCGGCCGTGTCCCGCTCCCTGTCACGCCAGCTCGACCGCCTTGATCCTTTCGAGGGTTCCTATTCGCTGGAGGTGTCCTCGCCGGGGCTCGAGCGCGCCCTTCACCTTCCCCGCCACTTCCACAAGTCGATCGGCCGGGACGTGGTCATCAAGACCGACGTAGACGTGGCTGGTCACCGGCACCATCGGGGCGTGCTGGAAGCTGCCGACTCGGATGGTTGTTCCGTGCGGGTCGACGGTGAGTCGAGGCTGATCGGGTACGGACAGATCCGGTCGGCGCGCACGCGGTTCGAGTGGAACAGGCAAGGCAGGGCGACCAGGAAGTCGGGGTATCGGGATGAAGATTGA
- the nusA gene encoding transcription termination factor NusA produces MKIDYRVMEALEMLERERGIPVDTILAALANALVSAYKRTPGAAEEARVTIEPDSGEIIVYAQELDDDGNVIEEWEDTSTDFGRIAASTAKQVIAQQLREAKREQVFDAYEGREGDLVTGMVQQHDNRYTILDLGNAEAMMPGSERIPYERLERGARAKALIIEVRRETKGPQIVVSRSHPDLVRRLLELAVPELLDGTVTIRSIAREAGHRTKIAVVSNDPNVDPKGACVGARGSRVRNVVNELRGEKVDVVQWREDTAQFIGEALGPAKVRDVQVDEEEKSAVVIVSEHQLSLAIGREGQNARLATRLTGYRIDIQSDSRSPRHTRERGRGPVTAGGR; encoded by the coding sequence ATGAAGATTGACTACCGGGTCATGGAGGCCCTCGAGATGCTGGAGCGGGAGCGAGGTATTCCTGTCGACACGATCCTCGCTGCCCTGGCCAACGCTCTGGTGTCGGCCTACAAGCGGACTCCGGGAGCTGCTGAGGAGGCCCGCGTGACCATCGAGCCGGACTCCGGCGAGATCATCGTCTACGCCCAGGAGCTCGATGACGACGGAAACGTCATCGAGGAGTGGGAGGACACCTCCACGGACTTCGGTCGGATAGCCGCCAGCACCGCCAAGCAGGTGATCGCCCAGCAGCTCCGGGAAGCCAAGCGAGAGCAGGTGTTCGACGCCTACGAGGGCCGGGAGGGCGACCTGGTCACCGGCATGGTGCAGCAGCATGACAACCGGTACACGATCCTCGACCTGGGAAACGCCGAGGCGATGATGCCCGGTTCCGAGAGGATTCCCTACGAACGGCTGGAGCGAGGCGCCCGGGCGAAGGCCTTGATCATCGAGGTTCGGCGGGAGACCAAGGGCCCGCAGATCGTGGTGTCGCGCTCCCATCCCGACCTGGTTCGCCGGCTGCTCGAGCTGGCGGTGCCGGAGTTGCTGGACGGCACGGTGACGATCCGATCGATAGCCCGGGAAGCCGGCCATCGAACCAAGATCGCGGTGGTGTCCAACGATCCCAACGTAGATCCGAAAGGCGCTTGTGTAGGCGCCCGTGGCTCCCGGGTACGCAACGTTGTGAACGAGCTGCGGGGCGAGAAGGTGGACGTGGTGCAGTGGCGCGAGGACACGGCCCAATTCATCGGCGAAGCCCTCGGCCCGGCCAAGGTGCGTGACGTACAGGTCGATGAGGAGGAGAAGTCGGCCGTGGTGATCGTGAGCGAGCACCAGCTCTCGCTGGCCATAGGCCGGGAAGGTCAGAACGCCCGGTTGGCCACCCGGCTAACCGGCTACCGCATCGACATACAGAGCGACTCCAGATCCCCGCGTCATACTCGCGAGCGGGGACGCGGTCCGGTCACCGCCGGTGGCCGGTAA
- the infB gene encoding translation initiation factor IF-2, protein MVTKRIYELAKELGLTSRDVLATAQDLGLPVTTASSGLDPGDAEALRSMLLPEEPEEDVADASEQAPDPADDTPAPEPEYTEPEIEVIVVPAGVSVLEMARAMRQPVGELVKQLLSMGLMAAAAAPVPPEAIEPLAEHFGIMVEVEKDAEPEEADEPLVKPKRVFDDDPSSLVDRPPVVTVMGHVDHGKTTLLDFIRNTNVVSGEAGGITQHIGAYQATVDGRPITFIDTPGHAAFTAMRARGAEVTDIVVLVVAADDGVMPQTIEAVSHTMAADVPMIVAINKMDLENADPVRVRAMLTEHGIVTEELGGDVVSVEVSATSGYGMDNLLEMVDLVAQVSEFQANPKAPASGVVIESHLDRGLGPVGTVIVQRGTLKRGNSLVAGTVSGRARSIIDHKGRRVSTATPSTPVLVSGWASVPAAGDMFEVVKNDRIARSMAAEQVDTVRAKTLVVPTARERLGQLLERLRSQEQTELLLIIKADADGSVEAIREAVGRIAREGGRVNVVHAAVGGINENDITLADATGSVVVGFNVRPDPNARRAAAAAGIEVLTYSIIYELLDEMEQMLVGRLAPTREETLVGVAEVRAIFRVPRLGAVAGCYVTEGNIVRDARARVVRGGSVVYDGRVASLRRFKEDVREVVAGYECGVGLERFRDVKEGDVIETYRIDEIAAT, encoded by the coding sequence ATGGTGACCAAGCGCATCTACGAGTTGGCCAAGGAGCTGGGCCTCACCTCCCGTGACGTTCTGGCCACGGCGCAGGACCTGGGACTGCCGGTTACCACCGCCTCCTCCGGGTTGGATCCGGGCGATGCCGAGGCCCTTCGCTCCATGCTCCTTCCGGAGGAGCCCGAGGAAGATGTCGCCGACGCTTCCGAACAGGCGCCCGACCCGGCCGATGACACCCCCGCTCCCGAACCCGAATACACCGAGCCCGAAATCGAGGTCATCGTGGTGCCCGCCGGGGTGTCGGTGCTCGAGATGGCGAGAGCCATGCGCCAGCCCGTGGGCGAGCTCGTCAAGCAACTGCTGTCGATGGGGCTGATGGCGGCCGCCGCGGCGCCCGTTCCGCCCGAGGCCATCGAGCCCCTGGCGGAGCACTTCGGGATCATGGTGGAAGTCGAGAAGGACGCGGAGCCGGAGGAGGCCGACGAGCCGCTGGTGAAGCCGAAGAGGGTGTTCGATGACGATCCCTCCTCCCTGGTCGATCGCCCGCCCGTGGTCACGGTGATGGGGCATGTCGATCACGGCAAGACCACGTTGCTGGACTTCATCCGTAACACCAATGTCGTGTCCGGAGAAGCCGGTGGGATCACCCAGCACATCGGCGCCTATCAGGCCACGGTCGATGGCCGTCCGATCACCTTCATCGACACGCCCGGCCATGCCGCCTTCACGGCCATGCGGGCCCGGGGCGCCGAGGTGACCGACATCGTGGTGCTGGTGGTGGCGGCTGACGACGGCGTCATGCCACAGACCATCGAGGCGGTCAGCCACACCATGGCGGCGGACGTGCCGATGATCGTGGCCATCAACAAGATGGATCTCGAGAATGCCGACCCGGTGAGGGTACGGGCCATGCTGACCGAGCACGGAATAGTCACGGAAGAACTGGGTGGCGACGTCGTCTCGGTCGAGGTGTCCGCAACGTCCGGGTACGGAATGGACAACCTTCTGGAGATGGTCGACCTGGTCGCCCAGGTGTCGGAGTTCCAGGCCAACCCGAAGGCCCCGGCGTCGGGAGTGGTGATCGAGAGCCACCTCGATCGAGGGTTGGGTCCGGTCGGTACGGTGATCGTGCAACGGGGAACTCTGAAAAGGGGGAACTCCCTGGTAGCGGGGACGGTGAGCGGTCGGGCACGGTCCATCATCGATCACAAGGGCCGCCGCGTCTCCACGGCGACTCCGTCCACTCCGGTGCTGGTGTCCGGATGGGCATCGGTTCCGGCGGCAGGCGACATGTTCGAGGTGGTCAAGAACGACCGTATAGCCCGGTCCATGGCCGCCGAGCAGGTGGATACGGTCCGGGCCAAGACGCTCGTCGTGCCCACCGCCCGCGAGCGCCTCGGGCAGTTGCTGGAGCGTTTGCGGTCCCAGGAGCAGACCGAACTCCTCCTGATCATCAAGGCCGACGCCGATGGTTCGGTAGAGGCGATCCGGGAGGCGGTCGGCCGGATCGCCCGCGAGGGCGGCCGGGTCAACGTGGTGCATGCCGCGGTGGGCGGCATCAACGAGAACGACATCACCCTCGCCGACGCGACCGGCTCGGTGGTGGTCGGCTTCAACGTCCGACCCGACCCCAACGCGAGGCGCGCGGCCGCGGCGGCGGGCATCGAGGTGCTCACCTACTCGATCATCTACGAGCTCCTCGACGAGATGGAGCAGATGCTGGTCGGCCGGTTGGCGCCGACGCGGGAGGAGACCCTGGTCGGCGTGGCCGAGGTCCGGGCCATCTTCCGCGTGCCGCGCCTGGGTGCGGTGGCCGGTTGCTACGTGACCGAGGGCAACATCGTGAGAGACGCGAGGGCCCGGGTGGTCCGGGGCGGGAGCGTGGTCTACGACGGTCGTGTGGCGTCACTGCGCCGGTTCAAGGAGGATGTGCGCGAGGTGGTGGCCGGATACGAGTGTGGTGTTGGGCTCGAACGCTTCCGGGACGTCAAGGAGGGCGACGTCATCGAGACCTACCGCATCGATGAGATAGCGGCCACATGA
- a CDS encoding DUF503 domain-containing protein → MASMHAAALRVDLRLRDVHSLKAKRQRIARLSAKLRRAFPVAFAEVDHHDQWQRTAVGVGIVSSHATQLEMAVHSVCRFFDRWEEAEVLSVGVSYLEDPP, encoded by the coding sequence ATGGCGAGCATGCACGCAGCGGCGCTCCGGGTTGATCTGCGTTTGCGGGATGTTCATTCGCTGAAGGCCAAGCGGCAACGGATCGCTCGGCTGTCCGCCAAACTGCGCCGGGCCTTCCCTGTGGCGTTTGCCGAGGTCGATCACCATGACCAGTGGCAGCGGACCGCCGTGGGGGTGGGCATCGTCTCTTCGCACGCGACACAACTGGAGATGGCGGTCCATTCGGTGTGCCGCTTCTTCGATCGGTGGGAGGAGGCCGAAGTCCTCTCGGTCGGGGTTTCCTACCTGGAGGACCCGCCATGA
- the rbfA gene encoding 30S ribosome-binding factor RbfA — protein MGLRLRRVNEILREVIAEECQNLKDPRIGFLTVTGVSASPDLRKAEVYYTVLGDEETEARTAEALAAAASRIRAAVGPQVRMKYLPELRFVPDPAVAHARRIEEILRNMDGQGGSR, from the coding sequence ATGGGTCTGAGGCTGCGCCGGGTCAACGAGATCCTCAGGGAGGTCATCGCGGAGGAGTGCCAGAACCTCAAGGATCCCCGCATCGGGTTCCTGACGGTGACCGGGGTGTCCGCGTCCCCGGACCTCCGCAAGGCCGAGGTCTACTACACCGTTCTGGGCGACGAAGAGACCGAGGCCCGGACCGCCGAGGCGCTGGCGGCGGCGGCCTCCCGGATCCGCGCCGCGGTCGGTCCGCAGGTGCGGATGAAGTACCTCCCCGAGTTGAGGTTCGTTCCCGATCCGGCCGTGGCGCATGCCCGGCGGATAGAGGAGATACTGAGGAACATGGACGGGCAAGGCGGGAGCCGGTGA
- a CDS encoding DHH family phosphoesterase: MPGVSRGLRDAARAVREARTLVTTGHVKPDGDALGSALGLALAARAAGCSARVCFGERFVLGRQFGFLDARPVVDPAEAGAPDVLVAFDCNDLDRLGPELVPVVEAAGTVVMIDHHVAGPGFGDIRVCDPDAPAAALLCYRLIRLIGWDVSPAAATALLLGLVTDTGRFQYGNTNPEVLRAAAELVEAGARPEVIGQSVYESMAFGYLGVAGAVLSRATLEPAHALVWSYVIQEDLGRHGIDMEDADALIDDIRVAREAEVALLLKEQPGGEWKLSLRSRRHVDVAAIAETMGGGGHHRAAGCSFSGTRDEAVEMVRKRLAG; the protein is encoded by the coding sequence ATGCCGGGAGTGAGCCGTGGCCTCAGGGACGCGGCCCGCGCCGTCCGGGAGGCCCGTACGCTGGTCACCACGGGCCATGTCAAGCCGGATGGCGATGCCCTGGGGTCAGCCCTGGGCCTGGCTCTGGCGGCCCGCGCCGCGGGTTGCTCGGCACGAGTCTGCTTCGGGGAGCGCTTCGTCCTGGGACGGCAATTCGGTTTCCTGGATGCCCGTCCGGTGGTTGATCCCGCCGAGGCGGGTGCGCCCGACGTGCTGGTGGCCTTTGACTGCAATGACCTGGACCGGCTCGGCCCGGAACTGGTCCCGGTGGTCGAGGCGGCCGGGACGGTGGTGATGATCGACCATCACGTGGCGGGTCCCGGATTCGGAGACATCAGGGTTTGTGACCCGGATGCTCCGGCGGCCGCGCTGCTCTGCTACCGCCTGATCAGGCTGATCGGATGGGATGTCTCGCCGGCAGCAGCCACGGCCCTGCTGCTGGGCCTGGTTACCGACACCGGTCGCTTCCAGTACGGCAACACGAATCCCGAGGTCCTCCGGGCGGCGGCGGAGCTGGTGGAAGCGGGGGCGCGCCCGGAGGTGATCGGGCAGTCCGTCTACGAGTCGATGGCGTTCGGGTACCTCGGCGTGGCCGGAGCGGTCCTGTCCCGGGCCACGCTGGAGCCGGCTCATGCCCTCGTGTGGTCCTACGTCATCCAGGAAGATCTCGGGCGCCACGGAATCGACATGGAGGACGCCGACGCCCTGATCGACGACATCCGGGTGGCTCGCGAGGCCGAGGTGGCGCTGTTGCTCAAAGAGCAGCCCGGCGGGGAGTGGAAGCTGAGCCTGAGATCCCGCCGCCACGTAGATGTAGCGGCCATAGCGGAGACGATGGGTGGTGGCGGTCACCACCGCGCCGCCGGATGCTCGTTCTCCGGCACCCGGGACGAAGCGGTCGAAATGGTCAGGAAACGGCTGGCCGGGTGA
- the truB gene encoding tRNA pseudouridine(55) synthase TruB: MSSGSGFVLVDKAGGWTSHDVVAKCRRILGMRRIGHAGTLDPMATGLLVLGIGRATRLLRFVTDLPKEYEATARFGVATDSLDADGEETERAPMSIDREDVVGAMDRFRGEILQTPPMVSAVKVGGKRLHELARRGEEVERPARRVRVHRLDLEGFSAGPFPEVRLRVVGGSGLYVRVLADDLARALGGRAHLSSLRRVASGSLRVEEAWTVDRLVRLGAEGRLAEALLDPAVALSHLPSVSVDHDEAVRVSSGQRLPSPRDLDGHVRVIADGRLLAVYRAGDDRLVPEVVLA, encoded by the coding sequence GTGAGTTCCGGGTCAGGATTCGTGCTGGTCGACAAGGCCGGCGGGTGGACATCCCATGACGTGGTGGCCAAGTGTCGCCGGATCCTCGGCATGCGCCGCATCGGGCACGCAGGCACCCTCGATCCCATGGCCACCGGCCTGCTCGTCCTCGGCATCGGGAGGGCCACCCGGTTGCTGCGCTTCGTCACCGACCTGCCCAAGGAGTACGAGGCCACGGCCCGATTCGGCGTGGCCACCGACAGTCTGGATGCCGACGGCGAGGAGACGGAGCGGGCGCCGATGAGCATCGATCGTGAGGATGTCGTCGGTGCCATGGATCGCTTCAGGGGGGAGATCCTCCAGACACCGCCGATGGTGTCGGCGGTGAAGGTGGGCGGCAAGCGCCTGCATGAGCTGGCCAGGCGCGGCGAGGAGGTGGAACGGCCGGCCCGGAGGGTGAGGGTGCACCGGCTGGACCTCGAGGGGTTCTCGGCCGGCCCGTTCCCGGAGGTCCGCCTCCGGGTGGTGGGAGGGAGCGGCCTCTACGTCCGGGTGCTGGCCGACGACCTGGCCAGGGCCCTTGGAGGGCGCGCCCATCTGAGTTCCCTCCGCAGGGTGGCCAGCGGCAGCCTCCGGGTGGAAGAGGCGTGGACGGTCGACCGGTTGGTGCGCCTCGGCGCCGAGGGTCGGCTGGCCGAAGCGCTGCTGGACCCCGCCGTCGCTCTGTCGCATCTGCCATCCGTGAGCGTGGATCACGATGAGGCCGTTCGGGTGTCCAGCGGGCAGCGACTGCCTTCCCCTCGAGACCTGGACGGGCACGTTCGGGTGATCGCGGACGGTCGGCTGCTAGCCGTCTACCGTGCCGGCGATGATCGGCTGGTTCCGGAGGTGGTGCTGGCGTGA
- a CDS encoding adenylyltransferase/cytidyltransferase family protein, whose translation MKIWRGDPLAWGPGPHAGTAVTIGVFDGVHRGHRTLLEALSERAAVMGGLETVVVTFDVHPRRFFDPIDGPVMLVTLSRRLELLESVGVGHVGVLPFAEVRHLEPEEFIRRVVSGGFNARAVVVGEGFRYGAGRAGDVDDLVASGRTHGFRVDAIRLRDGERGPISSSAIRRHIAAGEVAAAAGLLGRHHEVPGRRVVPEGGDASTMAVEVDWSMAVPGSGVYAVTVGAAGPGACSIGGTGRPLRVRLPDRRTGRVPGDRLALTFIDRLRPAPPGGHAPPGITAADLAGARRLMGGSSPRA comes from the coding sequence ATGAAGATCTGGAGGGGTGATCCGCTTGCCTGGGGACCGGGCCCGCATGCGGGGACGGCTGTGACCATCGGCGTGTTCGACGGTGTCCATCGGGGTCACCGGACCCTGTTGGAGGCCCTGTCCGAGAGGGCTGCCGTAATGGGGGGACTCGAGACGGTCGTGGTCACCTTCGATGTCCATCCCCGCCGGTTCTTCGACCCGATCGACGGGCCGGTCATGCTGGTGACGCTGTCCCGCCGGCTCGAGCTGCTGGAGTCGGTGGGTGTGGGCCACGTGGGGGTGCTCCCCTTCGCGGAAGTGCGCCATCTCGAACCCGAGGAGTTCATCCGCCGGGTGGTCTCGGGCGGGTTCAACGCCCGGGCTGTTGTGGTGGGGGAGGGCTTCCGCTACGGAGCGGGGAGAGCAGGGGACGTGGACGACCTGGTGGCATCGGGTCGGACCCACGGCTTCCGGGTCGACGCCATCCGGCTACGGGACGGCGAGCGAGGGCCGATCTCGTCTTCCGCGATCCGTCGCCACATCGCGGCGGGCGAGGTGGCCGCCGCCGCCGGGTTGCTCGGACGGCACCATGAAGTGCCCGGTCGGCGCGTGGTACCGGAGGGAGGGGATGCCTCGACCATGGCCGTGGAGGTGGACTGGTCGATGGCGGTGCCAGGATCGGGTGTCTACGCCGTGACGGTCGGCGCGGCCGGTCCCGGCGCCTGCTCGATCGGCGGTACCGGCCGGCCGCTCCGGGTCCGCCTGCCGGATCGGAGGACCGGCCGGGTCCCGGGTGACCGCCTGGCCCTGACCTTCATCGACCGCCTCCGCCCTGCGCCGCCGGGAGGCCATGCCCCGCCAGGGATCACCGCGGCGGATCTTGCCGGGGCGCGTCGCCTCATGGGTGGTTCCTCGCCTAGAGCCTGA
- the rpsO gene encoding 30S ribosomal protein S15, whose amino-acid sequence MRATQEVIADFGAHDSDTGSPEVQVALLSQRIRHLTEHLREHKHDHHSRRGLLMMVGKRKRLLDYLRKNDAERYRRVIAKLGLRR is encoded by the coding sequence ATGAGAGCGACCCAGGAAGTAATTGCCGATTTCGGCGCTCACGACAGCGACACCGGATCTCCTGAGGTCCAGGTTGCGTTGCTCTCCCAGCGAATCCGGCACCTGACCGAGCACCTGCGCGAGCACAAGCATGACCATCACAGCCGCCGAGGCCTATTGATGATGGTGGGTAAGCGGAAGCGGTTGCTGGACTACCTTCGGAAGAACGATGCCGAGCGGTATCGTCGGGTGATCGCCAAGCTCGGATTGCGTCGATAG